CCTTCTTGTAACAAGCTCTAATTCCATTCACATTCCAAGAGATGATTTTCACAGTTTCTCCTTGAGTTTCGCCACTATCGAAGGCATCTATAAATAGCAGATGCAAGGAGGCAGGTCTATGCCAATGATTAATCAACCCGCTCCACACTTTGCTGCTCAAGCTGTTTTTGATGCTGGCGAAGTTAAAGATATTTCCTTGAATGATTATAAAGGAAAATGGGTCATTTTGTTCTTTTATCCACTCGACTTTACTTTCGTATGTCCAACTGAATTAACTCAGTTTCGTGAACATATTCGCGATTTTGAAGCCGCTGGAGCACAAGTGATCGGTTGCAGCGTGGATTCTATCCACTCTCACAAACGCTGGTTGCGCGATGATCTTGGAAACCTGGGATATCCTCTTCTTGCGGACCTGACTAAAAGAATTTCTCGCGACTACGGCGTGCTTTTCGAAGACCGCGGCATTGCAACGCGCGGGACATTTGTTATCGATCCTGAACAAAAAATTCAGTACATGGGAATTCACAACACTTCTGTCGGCCGCGATGCTAAAGAAATTTTGCGCGTCCTTCAAGGTTGCCAATCCGGTGAGCTTTGCCAAGCAGGCTGGAAAAAAGGTGATTCTCACATCACTCCGTTGAAATAATCATGGAGATGAAATCAGATTTTATTCGACAACTGCGTTCCTCTTTTCCGAGGCTTGAAAAAGAGCCTCTTGAGGACCTTGTTGCCGAAAATCTGATTTCGCCTTTTGCGGTTGAGCTTCCCAAGTCTGTTTTGGAACAAGCGCAAAAGGCCGTGTCTTTGCTTTTCTCTTTAAGAGAAAAAGAGTCTTACAAAAATCACTATCAAAATCTGATCTCTCAAAAAGGTCTTCGTGATCCCGGCAACAAGTCGATCATGATGTCTTACGATTTTCATTTGGATGAAAACCAAAATCTAAAGCTGATCGAGATTAATACCAATGCCGCTTTCTTGATTTTGGGTCATCAAATGTACCAAATGAAAAAGCATCCGCTTCCCGTGAGTGATTTTTCTTTGGCAGAAATCAAAAGCAGTATTGAGGAAGAACTCCGTCTTCAAGACAAAACACCGCCGGCAGATTTAAAAATCGCCATTACAGATGACAAACCCGCAGAGCAGCGGCTCTTTGTGGAGTTCCTGGCTTATAATGAACTCTTTCAATCTTGGGGCTGGGACTCGCGCATTCAAGACTACCGCGAGCTCTTTCAGGGCTTCAGTCCAGAGTTTATCTACAATCGTTATACCGATTTCTTCCTCGCGGAATCTTCCAGCGCGGTTTTGCGGGAAAAGTTTTTGAATCGCGAAGTTTGCTTATCGCCGAATCCTTATGAATATCTTCTGCTGGCGGACAAGCAGCGTTTGATTGATTGGGTTACACCCGGCTTCCTTGAGTCCCAAGGGATGAGCGGCAGCGACTTGCAGCTGCTTAAAACCGTTCTTCCACAATCTCATGATCTTTGCCCGGAAAAAGCGGATGAGATCTGGGCCCAAAGGAAAAAACTTTTCTTTAAACCCAAGAACGCCTTTGGCTCTAAGCAGTCTTTTAAGGGCGCTTCGATCAGCCGCAAAGCTTATGATGAGATTTTAAATCAAGGAATGATCGCGCAAGAGTACGTACCAGCGCCTGAAAAGAATTTCGTGACTCCCGAGGGACCACAAAATTTTAAATTCGATTTGCGTTGTTATGCCTACCAAGGGCGACTGCAACTTGTTGTTGCTCGCCTTTATCAGGGACAAGTGACCAATCTGCGCACGCCTTACGGCGGCTTTGCCACGACGTTATTTTCTTAAACTCGCGACAGCATCGTAGCGAATTGACAAATATTGAGTGCTGTCTTTGTCTTTTTTCACCAGAAGCAGTTCATACTCGTTGTGAGAGCGTTGATAGACTTTGTAAACCGCGCCTGAACTTTGAATCCACTTCTCTAAAGTTCCTTTATCAGCGAAAGAGGGACTCTTAATATTCCAAAAAGAAAACTTATTCCCGTCCGCCATCATTTGAAACTGCCACAGACTTTGGCCTGTGCGTGGCTTTTTATTCGTGTCGATCAAAGTGGGCGCCAGCAAAGAAAAGCGGCTGCGCAACTCGCCGGAAGCATTTCCACAAAGAATTTGCGACGCTGCTGATGTTTGCAAGAAAGACTGATAACCATACAACTTCAAATCATGTCCCGCGTTCTGCCCCTCTACATAGAACTCGGCATCTCTTGCGACCAGCACCGTTTCCGGCAAGCGCGACAAGGTTCCTACAAACTCATTGCGGATCTCAGTTAGGAACTCGGGACGCTCTTCACAGGCAGGCGCGGTGCTGAATTGCGGTTGTAATATTTTTCCGGCGTAATCGCGTTTCACCGCGAAGGAACTTGTTGAAAGAAGCACTAGAAGTAAAAAGCCAGCTGTTTTCATCGCATCCTCTTATTTTGTCTAGTCCAGTATTCGGAAGAATTTTTTTAGGGCTTAATATTAAAGTGCAGGCTGGGTCTGCCGATATGAAGAGTGTCTCATTTTTCTACAAGGAGTGTGGAAGCATCATGACGATGAAACATAGCGGCGCAAGAAAGCTTAAGGAAGTGACGAACTTTTATTCGTCGTTTGATCAACTCAATGGCGTGCACCCTTGGATGGAAGCAGTGGAAGATGGATACGTCTCCTATCGCGTGCGCGAACTGCAAACCGGAAAAATCGCTTACTTCAATTTTATCCTCGCAAAAGAAATGGGCCTGGTTCCTCCGGATCATCCTCATCAAATGACGGAAGATCTAGAGAACAAACTGATCGAAACTTTCTCTCTGCAAATTATCAATGAATACGACGAACTTACTCATCGCCGTATTGATCCCGCGACAATCAAGCCTCATCGTTATATGGCGACTCGCTATCTGCAGCTGCAACACTCTAATAAACAGGGAAAAACTTCCGGCGATGGCCGTGGCATCTGGAATGGTACGGTCTATCACCGTGGTATGACTTGGGATGTTTCGAGCCGAGGCACTGGCGTTACATGTCTTGCACCCGGCGCTGTGGCCGCGCAAAAACCTTTAAAAACAGGTGGAACTGAATTCGGTTACGGGTGCGGTCTTGCCGAGATCGACGAACTTCTTGCAGCCTCAATTCTTGCCGAAGTTTTTCATTTGCAAGGTTTAAAAACCGAGCGTGTTCTTTGCGTGATTGATCTAGGAAAAGGCTATGGTATTGGCGTTCGCGCCGCTCCGAACTTGATCCGCCCTGCTCACTTATTCCTTTATCTTAAACAGGAAAAATACGAGTCATTGAAAGCGGCCACGGACTATTTTATCGACCGTCAGGTCGCTAATAAAGTTTGGGACATCACTCCTAAAGGAAATCAAAAATACGACGCCCTTCTTGAATACGTTTGTGATTCCTTTGCAACATTTACGGCGCAACTCGACAGCGACTACATTTTTGCCTGGTTGGACTGGGATGGCGATAACGTTTTAGCGGATGCAGGTATTATTGACTATGGCAGCGTTCGCCAGTTTGGCATTCGTCACGACAAATATCGTTACGACGACGTCGAAAGATTCTCGACGAATTTGAACGAACAGAAACAAAAGGCGCGTTTAATCGTTCAGGTGTTTGCGCAAATGGTGGACTATCTTAAAACCCGCAAGAAAAAACCTTTGCGTGTTTTCTCGAAACATCCTGTTGTCGAAAACTTCAATAAAAAATTTGATGAAAAACGTGCGGAGCGCATTTTGTACCGCATGGGTTTCAACGAAACCCAAAGAGGCCACATCCTGGCGGAGAAGGACCTTTTTGCGAACTTCGACAAAGAGTTTATTTTCTTTGAAAGAGCCAAAGTCAGTGGCTCTATCGAAAAAGTCGCAGACGGCGTCAATCATCCGGCGCTTTACAATATGCGCGCGATTTTCCGTGAATATCCGAAGTTTTTATTTGAAAGCCCTCTGCCTTTTGAAAAACGTCGCATGCTGGAGTCGTCTTTTTTTAAAGCGATTGTCTCGGGCTTTGCAAAAGCTCGTGACACCCGCATGGGAGAAAAACAAAGACGGCATATCGAATTTTTCCAAGAAGCTTATCGCGATCTGGTAACGGCGGCCGCAGGAAAACAAAAACCTGAAACGATCCTTAAAGGTCTTTCAGAGCGCGCCGAAAAACTGAACAACGCCAAACGCATTACGGGAAATGCCTTGATCGAGATGGTTGAAGAGATCATCACAGAAAAGAAAAAAGGCCTCTCCATGGATCAACTGCAAAAAATCGTGGACCGTTTGGTCTATGAAAGCAATGGATCTCCGGAAGCCCCGGTCAGTCGTTTTTATCGCGAGCTGCAAAATACACCTGCGGTAAAAATGGATCTTTACGCTAAACTTCTTAGCCTCGTCGAAGAAAACAGCGAATCCATCTAAGCAAAAAAAAAGCCCACGCGAGAGGGAAATCACCGCGCGGGCTTGGGGAATGAGCAGGACCTCGAAGGAGGTCCCATTCAGATTCTTGGTTAGTTAACTGCGTAAATAAGACTTCCGCCTTTAAGCATATTGATCACTTTTGTTCTCAACTCCATCGCAACGGCAGGACAACCCCAGCTGCGACCTTGTTTAACGCTCTTTTCACGAACGTAACTCGCTCCATGGATCACGACCGCACGACCGCGAGCATTCGAGTTTGTTGAAGAAAGACCGTCCAACTTCAAAGAGTAACCGTTGCTGCCTTGGTATGTGCTTCCTGTGAGGTAGTAGCCCAAAGAAGACGCTTTGGAACCTGATCTGTTGCTGAATTTTTCTGCGTAACCGTCATGGTTAGAATCAGATCCTTTGCCGTGCGCAACGTGAATGCTCCATACTTTTCCTGTTTTCATATCAATGATATGGAAACGAGCGGCTTTCGAGCTGCGAGAAAAATCAATCACAGAAACATATTTCTGATTTTTGATTCTTGATTTGTTCTGGTGGAAATAAACCATCGCATTTTCAAGAGCTCTTGTAGGAACGACGTTGCCTGGATCGACATAGTCGTAGTTTTTAAGAATGGAATCACGACTGTTGCTGGCGATAGCAGACTCTTCGACCATCGCTTCGGGAGCATCGTTTTCACTCTTATCATCTGCATTGAACGCTTGTTCATCAGATGTATCATCCGCCAATGTTTCGTTTGACGCCGGGTTGTTGGCAAGGTCGTTAGAAGCAAGATCACTTCCACCACCGTTTCCACAAGCTGCTAATGCCAAAAACGCGGATATCACAAGGGCGTTACTTAGTAGTTTTTTCGTCATTATTCCTCCGTGAAAAGACGTTGTGTGTTTTGGCAAATACTAGCCAAAGCCGATTACAAAAAGGCAATTTTCATTACGGAGGAATGAAAATTAAGACCAAATACCGAGGCTGTTCCGAATGGAACTCAAATGCGTTAAGCCCTTCGTGCGTGAATAAACTTTTGTTTCAGTAAGAAGAAAGAGGAATTCTCTTTTTTGCGAAATTCGCCGACTCTTCAGAAGCGTCGGCGGAATCCCGATTTTACTCTTATATATATAGTGAGCTTACGCCGACTTCTGCGCGGCAATCACACCGTACTTGGTATCGATACCCATAATATGGGCCGTGAGCCACGTTTTTAAGAACTGAAAGAAGGCCGGCGACAGTGAACCGGCTTTGTCAAACTCCGCCTGATGCCCTTTGAGTCTTTCGATCAAATCTTTGTGAATCTTTTTATGAACGGCGGCGTGAGAATATGGAAGCGTATCAAAAAACTTTTCCTCGTGATCAAAATGCGTGATGGTCCAAGAAACAAGCTCTCTCACAATCGCTGACAGTTCATTTTTGGAGGCCTTCGCTTCTGAGCGCTCATACAAACGGTTCATAATATCGATGAGTTTTTTATGCTCGTTATCCATAGCATCGACATGAGTTGTGAGACGCTCTTGATCCCATTTGAAAAATGATTCCGACATAATTACCTTCCCTTCCGATTGGCTTTAATGTTTCAACCTCCTCTTCGGGACCGGCCCATTTGTTCTATATGACGGCCATCATGAAGCCGGAAATATTTCAAAAAACGCGATAACTAATCGCATCCATTTCTGATTATATACGTGATTACAATGACTTATTCGCCTCCCGAAGAATTATCTACTGAACATAACTTAGTACTTTACATTACACAGTACCTAGCATAATTTAGTACTGAAAGGTCGAGGCAGTATGAACGCGCAATTTAAAAAAGGTGTCCTTGAACTCTGTGTCCTGACCATGATTGGTCGCAAGGATTACTACGGTTACGAGTTGGTTGAAGAGATCTCCAAAGTTCTGGAAATCTCGGAAGGCACTCTTTATCCCATTCTTCGCCGCCTGACCGAAGAAAAGTATTTCGAAACATATTTGCAGGAATCTTCCGAGGGACCTCCCCGCAAATATTATCGAATTACAAAACTGGGAAAAGAGTTTCAAAAAGACCAGTTCAAGCAGTGGATGGAATTTAATCAGCAAATTGAAGAATTGATCGGCAAGGAAATCAAATGAACAAGCAAGAGTTTTTGAAGAATCTCAAAGCAGAGCTTGAAAAGAATAAAGTGCAAAACGTCGATGATATTTTGTCTGACTACGAAGAGCATTTTAATCACGGTCTCAACAAAAGAAAAACCGAAGAAGAAATCTCTGAAAGCTTGGGCTTCCCGTCTGTGATTGCGAAAGCTTATCAAACTGAATCCATGATCAGCGAAATCAAGAATCCAAAAAAAGCGTTCAAGTGGAGTCTTGCGATCAACGTGATTGGACGTCTTCTCGTAATCGCACCTTTTAATTTTATTGTTTTATTTATTCCGGGAGTTGTGACCTTTGCCCTCCTTGCATCCGGTTGGGCAGTGTCTATGGCTATTGGTTCTGTAAGCGTGGCCCTTCTCTCGGTGCTTTTTTCTTTAGGAACTTTGTCATCCTCGGGTTGGACGTGGCTTGCGGGTTTTTCCGCAAGTATGGGGCTGCTTGGATTAGCCGTTATCAGCGGGATGGTGATGTTTATGATCACAAAGTACATCTTGCTCGGCCTTATTAGTTATTTGCAGTGGAATCTTAAATTCGTTTTGGAAAAATAGGAGACTTACAATGAAATCGTTCTCTGTGTTCTCAAAAGTTTTTATTGGCGCTGTTGTTTGGACAGTGGTTTTCCTGGGTATCGCCGGCTACGCTTCGCAAGAAGCCTACAAAGCGGATCCTGCCCTTATCACCAAGCTCGAAGAAAAATACAACGTTTCCGTCCATATTGGCGGTATTTCCAAAAGAGATACCAGCAAAGAAGTCGCTGAAGATATTTGGAACCTAGCCCCTCCCGCAAGCAAGTTTTCCATTAAGACTTTCAACGGCGATGTTCGTATTAAGAAAACAATGAATAAAGAAGTCGTCATCAAAGCGACAGGCCGACTGGATGTCAACAAAGCGCCGCGACTGCTTGCCGTTACTGAAACCGCCGACGTTCTTGAAATTCGTCAGCCTGATGACAACGCTGTGACAAAACTGGAGGTCACTATCGAAATCCCTGACTCTTTCTCGAAAGAACTGCGTTTCGAATCCGCAAGCGGCGAATTGACTTTGGAAAATTTAAAGCTCGACAGTCTTATCGTGAAAACAGTTTCTGGCGAAGTCACTGGAAGACAGATTGACGTCAAGGATGTCGATGCCGTGACTGTCTCTGGCGATATTAAGATTGAATCCTCGACTCTTTCTAAAGTCGTAGGCAAATCCGTGAGCGGCGACATCGAAGTGAGCAATACAGCTCCTGCGAACGTGTCATTCTCTTCTGTGTCTGGCGACGTGAAGTTAAAAATGGCAAAAGCGGACGACGTCCATTTTTCTTTGCAATCCACAAGCGGAGAAATTCATAACGCCTTCGGCAGCGCTAATAATGGAAAATTTGATGTGACCGTGAAAACAACTAGCGGTGATATCGAAATCGAGTAAATAGCCGCAACAGATAAACACGAAAAATCGCGAGCCCAAAAGACTCGCGATTTTTTATTTTAATTCAGCCAATTTCTCGCGAACCCAGCGGCGAATAATCGGATACTCTTCTTCTTTCAATGAATGGTCCTTATCCATTTCAACCCATTCAACCTTCAGACCGGCATCTTTTAACTTATCTACGCCGAACTTTGTTTCTTCCAAGGGAAGAATATCATCTTGGTGACCGTGTGTGAAAAGCCAGGGTGTACGGCGCGAATCTTCGGCCAAATTCGCACGCCACCGCGGATAAAAATTAAAATAACCGCTAATACCGACGACACCACCAAGCCTTTTCGGATAGTTCATGCCGACGTCAGCACTAATCAAACAACCCTGGGAAAAACCAAACAAAAAGATGTTCTCGCTTTTCCAACCCTGGTTTTCCAAATCATTTAAAAGATCAAAAAGTTTTTCGCGAATCTTTAGAACTCCGCCGCTCTGATACGGAGGTTCACCATACCAAGTGTATCCATCCATGAAGCGACGAGGAGCATTCAATAAAAGATAATTCATTTCCGGGATGTTCAGTTCCTCATTGAAGGAATAGAAGGGACGAATACTATCGCCACGACCGTGCAACACGATCATCAAATAATCCGATTTTCTTTTTGCCTGAATAAACTTATGCTTAAATAAATTCGTCGAAATCATAACCCTGCTCTTGCCACAGAACCTGAACAAAACAAAACTTGTTGCGCTTTTGATAATTGAACGTCGTCCGAAAGACCGCCTTCATCCAAATCCAAACAGTCGTTCGAAGAATACAGAGGACCCGCCGCGCGCACTTGTCTTTCGGGAGCACGCAAAGGATTCATGAATTGGTCCGCCTCTCTCATCACGAGAATATTATCGAAGTTAACAACGACATCCGGCTGCAGACCTTTCATTTGCGGAGAGCGGCCTGACGGAAGATAATAAAAACCTTTCGTCTCGAACAACGCGATCTTTTTATTCTGCGACCAATATTCGCCCTCTTGGAAAGAACCTTTACCGAAAGTTCTTTCGCCCACAAGAACCGCGCGGTTCAAATCACGCAAAGCTCCGGCTACGATTTCCGCCGCACTGGCAGAAGAGCCATTCACCAGAACAGCCATCGGCAAGTCGAACATTTTTTCTTCTCCGCCGAAATAGTCTTCTCTTTTCTTGCTAGGATCTAAATAACGAACTTCAAAAATCTTTTGCTCAGGGCCGACAAAAAGACTCGCGATACATGCGGCTTCTTCCATTTGTCCGCCTGGATTGTCACGCAAATCCAAGAGCAAGCCGCGCACGTGAGATTTTTTAACGATGCTCAAGGACTCCTTCACTTTATCACAGGCACCCTTGGCGAATTTGTTAATACCCACAACCGCCACAGGCTTGATTCCCTCAATCACGCGAGTCGATACCGTCGCCACCGTGATTTCTTTGCGGCGAAGTTTGAACTTCAATCTTTCACCGTCACGAGTAACGATCAATGTTGTAAGATCGCCGACCTCACCCTTGAGAAGTTCAGAAACGCGCGCCTGCAAAAGGCCCGGCGTTCTTTGGCCGTTGATGGAAACGATCACATCGCCTTTTTCAACGCCAGCGCTTTTAGCCGCACTTCCTTCCGTCACTTTGCGAATGACGTAATTCCCCTGCGAACGACCCAAAGTAATTCCCAAAGAAGCCGAGCGATTGTCCGCTTTGGAAATCACCTCTTGGAATTGCGAAACCGGCATAAGGTAAGTATGCGGATCACGAAATACTGAAATGAATCCGTTGAGGCCCAAGCCCACCATCATTGATTTTTGTTCATCAGAAATGAAACGCTTTGAAAGTTCCTGCCAGGCCTTTAAGAATGAAATCTTCACGGCCTTGTCAGTTTGCGCAGAGAAAAACTCTTTCCACGGTTCGAGCTGTTTTTTCTCTGTGCTCATGTCGGCAGACAACGCTTCTTGCACGGGGACCAGTTTACCCGCCGTATTAAGGCTCATATTAAAGCGGTTTGCCACAGTCAAAATGGAGTTAGCACAAGCCAGGAAGTAACGTTCAGAACTGCCACAAGTCTGGTCCTGAAGAAGATCTTCCAAGGCTGCTGGGCCGAGCCCCGTCTCGGCCCAGTAGGCTTCGGTGGATTTCACCTTGGAAGAGTCGCTACGATTCGAACGCGACAAAGAAATACTGACCCCCACGGCCAATACACACAATGAGATAATGAAAAAACGAGGTGAACTGAGCACTCATCGCCTCCCGACTGGTGACATTCCTGAGCAACGGCCATGCCCGCTCAGATCGAATTGGTTCTAGTCTAGGGCGGTTTTTGGGTATTTTTTTCGTGCTTGCTAAGGTGCTCAACAGAGGAGTTTTCTTGAGAAAAAAGGCACTCTGTAATAGGTTCATGGTCATGATTATTGTAACAGGTGCAAACGGTTTTATTGGCAGCGTGATGGTCTGGGAACTTAACCAAAAAGGGTTCAAAGACATTATCGCGGTAGATTCAGTAGGTCTTTCTGAGCGCAATCTTTTAAAGAAGCGCCAAATCTCAAAGTTCCTGATGAAAGACGAATTGTGGGCGTTCTTGGATAGCGAAGAGGCTCAAAAGAACGTCACATGGATCATC
This region of Bdellovibrio sp. 22V genomic DNA includes:
- a CDS encoding peroxiredoxin produces the protein MPMINQPAPHFAAQAVFDAGEVKDISLNDYKGKWVILFFYPLDFTFVCPTELTQFREHIRDFEAAGAQVIGCSVDSIHSHKRWLRDDLGNLGYPLLADLTKRISRDYGVLFEDRGIATRGTFVIDPEQKIQYMGIHNTSVGRDAKEILRVLQGCQSGELCQAGWKKGDSHITPLK
- a CDS encoding murein L,D-transpeptidase catalytic domain family protein encodes the protein MTKKLLSNALVISAFLALAACGNGGGSDLASNDLANNPASNETLADDTSDEQAFNADDKSENDAPEAMVEESAIASNSRDSILKNYDYVDPGNVVPTRALENAMVYFHQNKSRIKNQKYVSVIDFSRSSKAARFHIIDMKTGKVWSIHVAHGKGSDSNHDGYAEKFSNRSGSKASSLGYYLTGSTYQGSNGYSLKLDGLSSTNSNARGRAVVIHGASYVREKSVKQGRSWGCPAVAMELRTKVINMLKGGSLIYAVN
- a CDS encoding bacteriohemerythrin, which gives rise to MSESFFKWDQERLTTHVDAMDNEHKKLIDIMNRLYERSEAKASKNELSAIVRELVSWTITHFDHEEKFFDTLPYSHAAVHKKIHKDLIERLKGHQAEFDKAGSLSPAFFQFLKTWLTAHIMGIDTKYGVIAAQKSA
- a CDS encoding PadR family transcriptional regulator, which codes for MNAQFKKGVLELCVLTMIGRKDYYGYELVEEISKVLEISEGTLYPILRRLTEEKYFETYLQESSEGPPRKYYRITKLGKEFQKDQFKQWMEFNQQIEELIGKEIK
- a CDS encoding DUF1700 domain-containing protein, with protein sequence MNKQEFLKNLKAELEKNKVQNVDDILSDYEEHFNHGLNKRKTEEEISESLGFPSVIAKAYQTESMISEIKNPKKAFKWSLAINVIGRLLVIAPFNFIVLFIPGVVTFALLASGWAVSMAIGSVSVALLSVLFSLGTLSSSGWTWLAGFSASMGLLGLAVISGMVMFMITKYILLGLISYLQWNLKFVLEK
- a CDS encoding DUF4097 family beta strand repeat-containing protein; this translates as MKSFSVFSKVFIGAVVWTVVFLGIAGYASQEAYKADPALITKLEEKYNVSVHIGGISKRDTSKEVAEDIWNLAPPASKFSIKTFNGDVRIKKTMNKEVVIKATGRLDVNKAPRLLAVTETADVLEIRQPDDNAVTKLEVTIEIPDSFSKELRFESASGELTLENLKLDSLIVKTVSGEVTGRQIDVKDVDAVTVSGDIKIESSTLSKVVGKSVSGDIEVSNTAPANVSFSSVSGDVKLKMAKADDVHFSLQSTSGEIHNAFGSANNGKFDVTVKTTSGDIEIE
- a CDS encoding serine esterase, with protein sequence MISTNLFKHKFIQAKRKSDYLMIVLHGRGDSIRPFYSFNEELNIPEMNYLLLNAPRRFMDGYTWYGEPPYQSGGVLKIREKLFDLLNDLENQGWKSENIFLFGFSQGCLISADVGMNYPKRLGGVVGISGYFNFYPRWRANLAEDSRRTPWLFTHGHQDDILPLEETKFGVDKLKDAGLKVEWVEMDKDHSLKEEEYPIIRRWVREKLAELK
- a CDS encoding S41 family peptidase; protein product: MLSSPRFFIISLCVLAVGVSISLSRSNRSDSSKVKSTEAYWAETGLGPAALEDLLQDQTCGSSERYFLACANSILTVANRFNMSLNTAGKLVPVQEALSADMSTEKKQLEPWKEFFSAQTDKAVKISFLKAWQELSKRFISDEQKSMMVGLGLNGFISVFRDPHTYLMPVSQFQEVISKADNRSASLGITLGRSQGNYVIRKVTEGSAAKSAGVEKGDVIVSINGQRTPGLLQARVSELLKGEVGDLTTLIVTRDGERLKFKLRRKEITVATVSTRVIEGIKPVAVVGINKFAKGACDKVKESLSIVKKSHVRGLLLDLRDNPGGQMEEAACIASLFVGPEQKIFEVRYLDPSKKREDYFGGEEKMFDLPMAVLVNGSSASAAEIVAGALRDLNRAVLVGERTFGKGSFQEGEYWSQNKKIALFETKGFYYLPSGRSPQMKGLQPDVVVNFDNILVMREADQFMNPLRAPERQVRAAGPLYSSNDCLDLDEGGLSDDVQLSKAQQVLFCSGSVARAGL